In the genome of Streptomyces sp. Q6, the window ACACGAGGTCGTCGGCCTCGACTCCGGCCTGTTCGCCGACTGCGTCCTCGGCGAGCCGCCCGCGGACCCCTCGGGCCACCGCGTCGACCTGCGCGACGTCACCGCCGAGCACGTGGCCGGTGTCGACGCGGTGATCCACCTGGCGGCGCTCTCCAACGACCCCCTGGGATCGCTGGCGCCCGAACTCACCTACGACATCAACCACCACGCCTCCGTACGCCTGGCCCGGCTCGCCCGCGAGGCCGGGGTGCGCCGCTTCCTGTACGCGTCGACATGCTCGGTCTACGGCGCGTCCGGCGGGGACGATCTGGTGACCGAGGACGCCCCGCTGCGCCCGGTGACGCCGTACGCCGAGTCCAAGGTGCGGGTCGAGGACGACCTGCACGCGCTCGCCGACGGCGACTTCACCCCGGTGTTCATGCGCAACGCCACCGCGTTCGGCTACTCGCCCCGGCTGCGCGCCGACATCGTCCTGAACAACCTGGTGGGCCACGCGCTGCTGTCCGGCGAGGTGCTCGTGCTCTCCGACGGCACCCCGTGGCGTCCACTGGTGCACGCCGCCGACATCGCACGGGCCTTCACGGCCGCCCTGACGGCACCTCGGGAAGCCGTGCACGACCGGGCGTTCAACATCGGCAGCGAGACCAACAACGTCACCGTCGCCGAGATCGCCGAGCAGGTCGCCGAGGCGGTGTCCGGCGCGAAGGTGCGGATCACGGGGGAGAACGGCTCCGACCCGCGCTCCTACCGGGTGGACTTCTCCCGGTTCCGCGCCGCGATCCCCGGCTTCGACTGCGAGTGGACCGTGAAGCAGGGCGCCCTCGAACTCGCCGACGCCTACCGGTCGTTCGGGCTCACCAAGGACGACTTCGAGAGCCGCTTCACCCGGCTCGCCGTCCTGCGCGCCGCGTCCGCGTCCGGCTCCGTCGACGACACCCTGCGGTGGCGCGGATGACCGCTCCGGGCGAGGAGATGCACGCACTGGTGGAGCGGCTCTATCCGCTCTGCCGGAGCATCACCGGGGACGGCGTGCGCGCCACCCTGGACATCGTCGGCGAGTACCTGCCGCTCCAGGTGCACGAGGTGCCCACCGGAACGCAGGTGCTCGACTGGACGGTGCCGCAGGAGTGGAACATCCGGGACGCGTACATCGCCGACGCCTCCGGCCGGCGGGTCGTCGACTTCGCCGCGTCCAGCCTGCACGTGCTCGGCTACAGCGTGCCCGTGGCGCGCACGATGCCGCTCTCCGAGCTGCGCGCCCATCTGCACACCCTGCCCGACCGGCCGAAGTGGGTTCCGTACCGCACCAGTTACTACAAGCCGGAGTGGGGGTTCTGCCTGGCCCAGGAGACCCTGGACGCACTGCCCGACGGTGAGTACGAGGTGCGGATCGACTCCACCCTCGCCGACGGCCACCTCACCTACGCCGAGCACGTGGTCCCCGGCCAGGTGCCCGACGAGGTGATCGTGTCCTGCCACGTCTGCCACCCGTCGCTGGCCAACGACAACCTGGCCGGCATCGCCGTGGCGACGTTCCTGGCCCGCTCGCTGGCCGAGCGGAACCCGTACTACACCTACCGGTTCATCTACGCGCCCGGCACCATCGGCGCGATCACCTGGCTCGCCCGCAACAAGGAGCGGGTGGAGCAGGTGAAGCACGGCGTGGTCCTGGCCTGCGCCGGGGACCGCGGGCAGCTGACGTACAAGCGGAGCAGGCGCGGCGACGCCGAGATCGACCGCGTGCTGCGACACGTCCTCACCGCCTCCGGACGACCGCACGAGATAAGGGAGTTCACCCCCTACGGCTACGACGAGCGGCAGTACTGCTCGCCCGGCTTCGATCTCGGCGTGGGCTCGCTCACCCGGACCCCGTACGCCGGGTACCCCGAGTACCACACCTCCGCGGACAATCCGGACTTCGTCTCCCCGGAGGCGATGGCCGACACGCTCGCCGTCTGCCGCGAGGCGTTCGCCGTCCTCGACCGCAACCGCAGCTACCTCAACCTCAGCCCGTACGGCGAACCGCAGTTGGGCCGCCGCGGTCTGTACGACGCCCTCGGCGGCCGCAGCGACACCAAGGAGGCCCAGCTGGCCATGCTCTGGGTTCTCAACCTCTCCGACGGCGAGCACAGTCTCCTCGACGTCGCCGAGCGGTCCGGGCTCCCGTTCGACACCGTCGCCACAGCGGCCGACGCCCTGCGCGGCGCCGGTCTGATCAAGGCGTGAGACCGATGACCACGGAGGGGGAGAAGACGACGGCGGCGGCCGGACCCGCCCGACGGACCGCCACGCGGGCCGTCGTCGGCCGGCTGTCCTGGGGACTCGCCGACCAGGCGGCCTCCAGCATCTCCAACTTCGCGGTGGGCATCTACGTGGCCCGCGAGCTCGGGCTGACCGCGTTCGGCGTGTTCAGCCTGGCCTGGGTCACCTACGGGGTCGTGCTCAGCATCTCCCGCGGCCTCGCCACCGACCCGCTCGTGGTGCGCTTCAGCGGCGTGCCCGACGCGACGTGGCGCGACGCGGTGGCCCGGTCCTCGGGGACCGCGCTGAGTGTCGGCGCCGCCATCGGCGCCGGCTGTCTGGCGGTCGGACTGGCCGTCGGCGGAGCGGTGGGTCCCGCGTTCGCCTGCCTCGGCGTCATGCTTCCCGGACTGCTGCTCCAGGACGCCTGGCGTTACGCGTTCTTCGCCACCGGCGCCGGACGCAAAGCGTTCATGAACGACCTGGTGTGGGGCGTCGCGCTGGTCCCGGCCCTGGTGGTGGCCGCTCGTGCGGGCGGCGTCGCCGCGTTCGTGCTCGCCTGGGGCGGGTCCGCCGCGGTGGCCGCCGGGTACGGCTGCTTCCAGTCGGGCATCCGGCCCCGGATGAGCGGAGTCCGCGGCTGGCTGCGCGACCACCGCGACCTCGGCTACCGCTACCTCGTCGAGAACGTGGGCGTCAGCGGCGCGAGCCAGCTGCGCGCGTACGGGCTCGGCGCGATCGTCGGGGTCAGCGCGGTCGGTGTCGTCCGCGGCGCCGAACTCCTGCTCGGCCCGTTCATGGCCGTGCTGATGGGCCTCTCGCTGGTCACCGTGGCGGAGGCGGCACGGGTGGTACGGCAGGCCCCGCACCGACTGGGCGGCTTCTGTCTGCTGCTCGGCGCCGGACAGGCCGTCGCCGCACTCCTGTGGGGATCAGCGCTGCTCCTCATGCCGGACCGGCTCGGCGCGTTCGTGCTCGGCGACGTCTGGAGCGCCTCCTCGGCGCTCATCGTGCCGGTCACCCTCGGCGTCGCCGGTGCGGGGCTCGGAACCGGGGCGGCGGCCGGGCTGCGCGCCCTCGCCGCCGCCCGGCGCAGTCTGCGCAGCCAGCTGTTCGCCTCCACCTTGTACGTCATCGGCGGGCTCGGCGGTGCGGCCGTGGCCGGCACCGTCGGTTCGGCCTGGGGCGTGGCCGCCGCGACCCTCGGCAGCTCCGCCGTGTGGTGGCTGCACCTGCGGTCCGCCCTGCGTGAGCACCACCACAACCCCCCCGAAGTGAGGACGTCATGAACCTTCACCCCCGGTTGAGCATCGGCCTGCCCGTGTACAACGGCGAGGAGTACCTGGCCGAGTCGCTCGACGCCCTGCTCGGCCAGACCTACGAGGACTTCGAGCTGGTCATCACGGACAACGCCTCGACCGACGGGACCGAGGAGATCTGCCGCAAGTACACGGCACTCGACTCGCGCGTCCGGTACCTGCGGCTGCCCCGGAACATCGGCGCCGCCCCGAACCACAACTACGTCTTCACGCAGTGCCGCGGCGAACTGTTCAAGTGGGCCTCGCACGACGACCTCTACGCCCGCGACCTGCTGCTGCGCTGCGTCGAGGCCCTGGACGAGCGCCCCGACGTGGTCCTCGCGCACTCCGGGCAGGCGGTCATCGACGGCCAGGGCCAGGTCACCGTCCCGTACGAGTACGGGATCGCCACCGACTCGCCGTCCGCGCCGGAGCGGTTCCGCAGCTTCCTGTTCGCGCCCGGCGGCGACGACTTCTACGGCGTGATGCGCGCGGACATGCTGCGCCGGGTGCGGCCGCACGACAGCTACCACCACGCGGACCGCACGTTCGTCGCCGAGATCGTCCTCAACGGGCCTTTCCACCAGGTCCCCGAGCTGCTGTACTTCCGCCGCGACCACCCCACCCGCGCCGAGCGGGCCAACCCGTCCAAGCGGTCCCGGTGCGTCAACCTCGACCCGCGCCGGGCGGGTGCCCTGCACCCGACGCCGCGGCTGCTCGCCGAGTACGTCTGGGGCTTCGCCTCGGCGATCCGGCGGGCGCCGCTCTCCCCGGCCGACCGCCGCGCCTGCTTCCGCCACCTGGCCGCGTGGATGGCCAGCCGGGCCCGGCCCGGCGCGGGCGAGCGGGTCGAGGACCGCGCCCCGGTCGACCCGGACCTGCTCACCGTCTCCGTCGACGCCGTCGTCGCCGGGCGGGAGAGGCGGCGGGCATGACGCGCGCGCCCCGGGTCGGGGTGTTCGGCCTGCTCGGCTCCGGCAACCTCGGCAACGACGGCTCCCTGGAGGCCGTCCTCGGTCACCTGCGCGCGGCGCACCCGGCCGCGATCGTGGACGCGCTGTGCGGCGGGCCCGAGGCCGTCGCGGCGCGGTACGGGATCCCGCGACGCGGCTGCACTGGAACCGGGCGGAGTACCGGACCGCGTCGCGCGCGGGCGCCGTCGCCGCGAAGGGCCTCGGCAAGGTCGTCGACGCGTTCCGCACCGCCGCCTGGGTGCGCCGGCACGACGTGGTGATCGTGCCCGGCATGGGCGTCCTGGAGGCCACGCTGCCGCTGCGGCCCTGGGGCTTCCCGTACGCGCTGTTCCTGCTCTGCGCGAGCGGCCGGATGTTCGGTACCCGGGTCGCGCTGGCCGGAGTCGGCGCAGCACCGATCGGCAACCGGCTGACCCGCGCCCTGGTGCGCCGGTCGGCGCGGCTCGCCACGTACCGCTCGTACCGGGACACGCAATCCCGCGACGCGATGCGGGAGATGGGCGTGGACACCAGCCGCGACGCCGTCCACCCGGACCTCGCGTTCGCCCTCCCCGCGCCCGCCGCGGCCGCGCCCTCGGACGCGCCGGGCACGGTGTGCGTCGGCGTGATGGACTTCCACGGAAGCGACGACGACCGCGCCCGCGCCGAGGAGATCCACCGGCGCTACCTCGACGGGACCGTCCGGTTCGTCCGCGCGCTGGTCGAGGACGGCCGGCAGGTCCGGCTGCTCACCGGCGACGGGTGCGACGCCCCGGTCGTGACCGCGATCCTCGACGCCGTGGACTCGCCGCTGGTCACCGCCACCGAGACGGCGTCGCTCGCCGACCTGATGAAGGAGACCGCGGCCGCCGACACCGTCGTCGCGACGCGCTACCACAACCTGATCTGCGCCCTGAAGACCGGCACCCCCACCCTCGCCCTCAGCTACGCGGCGAAGAGCGACGCGCTCATGGACCGGATGGGCCTCGGCGCGTACGTGCACCCGGCCCGTGAGGTCGACGCCGACCGGCTGCTCGCCCAGTTCCGCGAGGTGGAGGAGCGCGCGGCGGAGTTGCGCGAGATCCTCGCCGAGCGGAACCGGATCGCCGCCAGCCAACTCGCGGACCAGTTCGCCGCGTTGAGCGCGGCCCTGCTCCCCACGACCGCCCCCGTCCCCACCCCTGCCACCCGAGAGGCCCCATGAAAGCGACCGAAGTCCCGGAGATCGCGGGCGCGTTCCTCTTCGAGCCGACGCCGTACGCCGACGAGCGCGGCTTCTTCTGCCGCACCTTCGACGCCGACGTCGTCCGGTCGGTCGGCCTCGACCCGCACGCCTTCGTCCAGGACAGCCTGTCCCGCTCGGTGCGCGGGGTGGTGCGCGGCATGCACCTGCGCTCCGGTGACGGCGAGGCCAAACTGGTGCGGTGCTCGTCCGGGCAGGTCTTCGACGTCGTCGTGGACCTGCGGCCGACGTCGCCGACCTATCTCAACCAGGCGTACTTCGAACTGTCCGGCGAGACGCAGACGACCGTGTACATCCCGGCGGGTTGCGCGCACGGCTTCCAGGCGCTGACGGAGACGGCCGACACCTCGTACCGGATCGACCGTCCGCACGACCCCGCCGAGGACGTCACGATCGCCTTCGACGACCCGGAACTCGCCATCCCCTGGCCGCTGCCGGCCACTCTGATGTCCCGGCGGGACCGGGAGGCACCGAGCCTCGCCGAGGCACTGAAGCAGCAGGAGGCGTGACGTGGGCGCGGACACCGAAGAATTCGACCTTCCCCTGTCGCGCGCGGCGAACGAGCGGCTGCACGCCCTGATCCCCGGTGGCGCGCACACCTACGCCAAGGGCGACGACCAGTACCCCGAGCACCTGGCGCCGGTGATCAGCCACGGCCGCGGCGCCCACGTGTGGGACATCGACGGCAACCGCTACCTCGAGTACGGCTCGGGCCTGCGGTCCGTCAGCCTCGGCCACGCCCATCCGCGCGTCACCGAGGCGGTGCGGCGCGAACTCGACCGGGGCAGCAATTTCGCCCGGCCCTCGATCGTCGAGGTCGACGCGGCGGAGCGCTTCCTGGCCACGGTGCCGACCGCCGAGATGGTGAAGTTCGCGAAGAACGGCTCCGACGTCACGACCGCGGCGGTGCGCCTCGCGCGCGCCGTCACCGGCCGCCCCCGGGTGGCCCTCTGCGGCGATCACCCGTTCTTCTCCACCGACGACTGGTTCATCGGGACGACACCGATGTCCGCCGGGATCCCGGCGGCGACCACCGAGCTCACCGTCGCGTTCCCGTACGGGGACCTCGCGGCCACGGAGGAGTTGCTCACCCGGTACCAGGACGAGGTGGCCTGCCTGATCCTCGAACCGGCCGGTCATGCCGAGCCGCCGCCCGGCTACCTGGAGGGCCTGCGCGCCCTGGCCGACCGGCACGGCTGCGTCCTGATCTTCGACGAGATGATCACCGGCTTCCGCTGGTCGGAGGCGGGCGCCCAGGGTTTGTACGGCGTCGTCCCCGACCTCTCCACGTTCGGCAAGGCGCTGGGCAACGGTTTCGCCGTCTCCGCCCTCGCCGGGCGCCGCGAACTGATGGAGCGGGGCGGACTGCGCGACCCCCGCGAGCGGGTGTTCCTGCTGTCCACGACGCACGGCGCCGAGACACACTCCCTGGCGGCCGCGATGGCCGTGCAGACCACGTACGCGGAGGAGGGCATCACGGATCGGCTGCACGTCCTCGGCGAGCGGTTGGCCGCCGGTGTCCGCGACGTCGCGGCGAGCATGGGGGTCGGCGAGCACGTCGTCGTCCGGGGCCGGCCGAGCAACCTGGTCTTCGCCACCCTCGACGAGCACGGCCGGCCGTCCCAGGAGTACCGCACCCTGTTCCTGCGCCGGCTCCTCGCCGGCGGGGTGCTCGCCCCCTCGTTCGTGGTGAGCAGCGCGCTCACCGCAGCCGACGTCGACCGGACCGTCGATGTCGTGGGCCAGGCGTGCGCGGTGTACCGCAAGGCGCTGGACGCCGGCGAC includes:
- a CDS encoding SDR family oxidoreductase, with amino-acid sequence MRVLLTGHQGYLGTVMAPVLTAAGHEVVGLDSGLFADCVLGEPPADPSGHRVDLRDVTAEHVAGVDAVIHLAALSNDPLGSLAPELTYDINHHASVRLARLAREAGVRRFLYASTCSVYGASGGDDLVTEDAPLRPVTPYAESKVRVEDDLHALADGDFTPVFMRNATAFGYSPRLRADIVLNNLVGHALLSGEVLVLSDGTPWRPLVHAADIARAFTAALTAPREAVHDRAFNIGSETNNVTVAEIAEQVAEAVSGAKVRITGENGSDPRSYRVDFSRFRAAIPGFDCEWTVKQGALELADAYRSFGLTKDDFESRFTRLAVLRAASASGSVDDTLRWRG
- a CDS encoding DUF4910 domain-containing protein, whose product is MARMTAPGEEMHALVERLYPLCRSITGDGVRATLDIVGEYLPLQVHEVPTGTQVLDWTVPQEWNIRDAYIADASGRRVVDFAASSLHVLGYSVPVARTMPLSELRAHLHTLPDRPKWVPYRTSYYKPEWGFCLAQETLDALPDGEYEVRIDSTLADGHLTYAEHVVPGQVPDEVIVSCHVCHPSLANDNLAGIAVATFLARSLAERNPYYTYRFIYAPGTIGAITWLARNKERVEQVKHGVVLACAGDRGQLTYKRSRRGDAEIDRVLRHVLTASGRPHEIREFTPYGYDERQYCSPGFDLGVGSLTRTPYAGYPEYHTSADNPDFVSPEAMADTLAVCREAFAVLDRNRSYLNLSPYGEPQLGRRGLYDALGGRSDTKEAQLAMLWVLNLSDGEHSLLDVAERSGLPFDTVATAADALRGAGLIKA
- a CDS encoding glycosyltransferase family 2 protein, with protein sequence MNLHPRLSIGLPVYNGEEYLAESLDALLGQTYEDFELVITDNASTDGTEEICRKYTALDSRVRYLRLPRNIGAAPNHNYVFTQCRGELFKWASHDDLYARDLLLRCVEALDERPDVVLAHSGQAVIDGQGQVTVPYEYGIATDSPSAPERFRSFLFAPGGDDFYGVMRADMLRRVRPHDSYHHADRTFVAEIVLNGPFHQVPELLYFRRDHPTRAERANPSKRSRCVNLDPRRAGALHPTPRLLAEYVWGFASAIRRAPLSPADRRACFRHLAAWMASRARPGAGERVEDRAPVDPDLLTVSVDAVVAGRERRRA
- the rfbC gene encoding dTDP-4-dehydrorhamnose 3,5-epimerase, producing the protein MKATEVPEIAGAFLFEPTPYADERGFFCRTFDADVVRSVGLDPHAFVQDSLSRSVRGVVRGMHLRSGDGEAKLVRCSSGQVFDVVVDLRPTSPTYLNQAYFELSGETQTTVYIPAGCAHGFQALTETADTSYRIDRPHDPAEDVTIAFDDPELAIPWPLPATLMSRRDREAPSLAEALKQQEA
- a CDS encoding glutamate-1-semialdehyde 2,1-aminomutase, translating into MGADTEEFDLPLSRAANERLHALIPGGAHTYAKGDDQYPEHLAPVISHGRGAHVWDIDGNRYLEYGSGLRSVSLGHAHPRVTEAVRRELDRGSNFARPSIVEVDAAERFLATVPTAEMVKFAKNGSDVTTAAVRLARAVTGRPRVALCGDHPFFSTDDWFIGTTPMSAGIPAATTELTVAFPYGDLAATEELLTRYQDEVACLILEPAGHAEPPPGYLEGLRALADRHGCVLIFDEMITGFRWSEAGAQGLYGVVPDLSTFGKALGNGFAVSALAGRRELMERGGLRDPRERVFLLSTTHGAETHSLAAAMAVQTTYAEEGITDRLHVLGERLAAGVRDVAASMGVGEHVVVRGRPSNLVFATLDEHGRPSQEYRTLFLRRLLAGGVLAPSFVVSSALTAADVDRTVDVVGQACAVYRKALDAGDPGPWQGGRPVKPVFRRLA